One stretch of Cygnus olor isolate bCygOlo1 chromosome 1, bCygOlo1.pri.v2, whole genome shotgun sequence DNA includes these proteins:
- the LOC121069950 gene encoding inhibitor of nuclear factor kappa-B kinase-interacting protein isoform X1 has translation MSEVKQRKKGISSSKTNEDSQKLEKHSNRGKLASPRMSNNQSSFWIDSRTALNVIFLAACLVLTWFLFQQSGRFADMEKRYNFLQQEAEKILDVENKVNLISEKLESSESVLQDAASSMSVMTEFKQEVSSLHNIIRDIQSNEQTLSIKMQSINEKFQNTTNSWRRSLDEMNTNTSGIKSEAKFIHTEVTSQINEVDQRIKSLSERLKDLEDSTARNIKTVKRQEDEEFARVEQKLDLHAKAVEKLEEEQNSLLAKDADLNQKLAAYEPKIEECKTYLPTIENAIHSILRLSSELLTMEKKIEGLTTKLYTVENNMLKTVSDTMMMQNILEGMQYNGSILKLQNKTVVLEEVVPDIKVSSSAEGITLEGSKLKNDQDGDK, from the exons atgtctGAAGttaagcagaggaaaaaaggtatttcttcaTCCAAGACCAATGAAGATTCACAAAAGCTTGAGAAGCACAGTAATCGTGGGAAGCTGGCAAGTCCCAGGATGAGCAATAATCAGAGTTCGTTTTGGATAGACTCGCGGACAGCCTTGAATGTAATTTTCCTTGCAGCTTGCCTGGTGCTGACCTG GTTCCTATTTCAGCAGTCAGGGCGATTTGCTGATATGGAAAAAAGGTACAACTTCTTgcagcaagaagctgaaaaaatcCTGGACGTGGAAAATAAAGTCAACTTGATTTCTGAAAAG CTTGAGTCTTCTGAAAGTGTCCTACAAGATGCTGCTTCATCTATGTCTGTGATGACTGAGTTTAAGCAGGAAGTATCTTCCCTTCATAACATCATAAGGGATATTCAGAGCAATGAACAGACTCTCTCTATAAAGATGCAGAGCATTAATGAGAAGTTTCAAAATACTACAAATTCCTGGAGAAGAAGCTTGGACGAAATGAACACAAACACTAGTGGAATAAAATCTGAAGCGAAGTTCATACATACAGAAGTTACTTCCCAAATTAATGAAGTTGACCAAAGAATTAAATCCctttcagaaagattaaaagattTGGAAGACAGCACAGccagaaatattaaaacagtaaaaaggcAAGAAGATGAGGAATTCGCTAGAGTTGAACAAAAGTTGGATTTACACGCAAAGGCAGTCGAGAAGCTAGAAGAGGAACAGAATAGTCTGTTAGCCAAGGACGCAGACCTCAATCAGAAACTTGCAGCCTATGAACCTAAAATTGAGGAGTGCAAGACCTATTTGCCAACAATTGAAAATGCTATTCATTCTATTCTTAGACTATCAAGTGAATTGCTAACTATGGAGAAAAAGATAGAGGGATTAACAACAAAGCTGTATACTGTGGAAAACAATATGTTGAAAACTGTCTCTGATACAATGATGATGCAAAACATTCTTGAAGGCATGCAGTACAATGGCAGCATAttgaaactgcaaaataaaacagtggtTTTAGAAGAAGTAGTACCTGACATAAAAGTATCTTCAAGTGCTGAAGGAATAACTTTAGAAGGCTCTAAGTTAAAAAATGACCAGGATGGGGATAAGTGA
- the LOC121069950 gene encoding inhibitor of nuclear factor kappa-B kinase-interacting protein isoform X2, translating into MSEVKQRKKGISSSKTNEDSQKLEKHSNRGKLASPRMSNNQSSFWIDSRTALNVIFLAACLVLTWFLFQQSGRFADMEKRYNFLQQEAEKILDVENKVNLISEKCEKTWNLLEQLEDLQVTSHIKHLQEDIYTMKTWSSSIIKKKEELQKNLTTLFHAVTSAEENAASVAKNITLKIVTVKTDIRRISGLVSEMTALTSSLQALEDKVEKGEKKTVENIGDLLTSSIDRSTKLQSLASSNARKIEQIKIALSELRSDFDKHSDRLLNLEGDRAKVLKTVTFANDLKPKMYNLKKDFAILEPLVNDLTLRIGRLVEDVLRREKEIALLNEKLTNLTRVQTEIEDMKDEITKISEMN; encoded by the exons atgtctGAAGttaagcagaggaaaaaaggtatttcttcaTCCAAGACCAATGAAGATTCACAAAAGCTTGAGAAGCACAGTAATCGTGGGAAGCTGGCAAGTCCCAGGATGAGCAATAATCAGAGTTCGTTTTGGATAGACTCGCGGACAGCCTTGAATGTAATTTTCCTTGCAGCTTGCCTGGTGCTGACCTG GTTCCTATTTCAGCAGTCAGGGCGATTTGCTGATATGGAAAAAAGGTACAACTTCTTgcagcaagaagctgaaaaaatcCTGGACGTGGAAAATAAAGTCAACTTGATTTCTGAAAAG TGTGAAAAGACTTGGAACTTATTGGAACAGCTGGAAGATCTCCAAGTAACTTCTCACATAAAACATCTACAGGAAGATATTTATACAATGAAAACATGGTCTAGCagcataattaaaaagaaagaagaactgCAGAAGAATTTAACAACCCTTTTTCATGCAGTTACAAGTGCTGAAGAGAATGCAGCTTCTGTAGCAAAAAACATAACTTTGAAGATTGTGACAGTAAAAACTGACATAAGGCGTATTTCAGGCCTTGTCTCAGAGATGACTGCATTGACAAGTTCTTTGCAAGCGCTAGAAGATAAAGtagaaaaaggtgaaaagaagaCAGTAGAAAATATAGGTGACCTGCTTACTAGTAGCATTGACCGAAGTACAAAGCTACAAAGCTTAGCATCCAGTAATGCAAGAAAAATTGAACAAATTAAGATAGCATTGTCTGAGTTAAGGAGTGATTTTGACAAACATTCAGATAGACTTTTGAATCTCGAAGGTGACAGAGCAAAAGTTCTGAAGACTGTTACATTTGCAAATGATTTAAAACCCAAGATGTACAATCTTAAAAAGGATTTTGCCATCTTGGAACCTTTAGTAAATGACCTAACACTGAGAATAGGAAGATTAGTTGAGGATGTATTGCGACGTGAGAAAGAAATTGCTTTACTGAACGAGAAATTGACCAATCTAACAAGAGTTCAAACTGAGATCGAAGATATGAAAGATGAAATAACCAAGATTTCAGAGATGAATTGA